From the Petrotoga sibirica DSM 13575 genome, one window contains:
- a CDS encoding PIG-L deacetylase family protein, with protein sequence MVDALFIGAHPDDYEAFAGGTILRLKNEGKSCGGIILTDGSAGKNNDVNVRKLEAERAAKSLKLDYFEMIGLKDGYLDEINNLASLIANLIRKYRPKILFTHYFEDKHPDHKAIGESTKDALFLARTKRDDLENEPYNCTNVLMFISDITKIPQSKVYVDITDFLEDKIKVLRLYESQREVLDPIPLMNKYIAADVLEGRNKAVEVFYPLTLVKGEGYYVL encoded by the coding sequence ATGGTGGATGCGCTTTTCATTGGGGCTCACCCTGATGATTATGAGGCTTTTGCAGGAGGAACAATACTTCGATTGAAAAACGAAGGGAAGAGTTGTGGAGGAATAATTTTAACCGATGGCTCCGCAGGTAAGAACAACGATGTCAACGTTAGAAAATTGGAGGCAGAACGGGCTGCAAAATCTTTGAAACTCGATTATTTTGAAATGATAGGACTGAAAGACGGATATTTAGATGAAATTAATAATTTAGCCAGTTTAATCGCAAATCTTATACGCAAGTATAGGCCCAAAATCCTTTTCACACACTATTTTGAAGATAAGCACCCCGATCACAAAGCAATTGGAGAAAGTACTAAAGATGCCTTATTTTTAGCCAGAACGAAAAGAGATGATTTAGAAAATGAACCTTACAATTGTACCAACGTTCTTATGTTTATATCTGATATAACAAAGATTCCTCAATCTAAAGTTTATGTAGATATCACTGATTTTTTGGAAGACAAAATCAAGGTTTTAAGATTATACGAATCTCAAAGGGAAGTCTTAGACCCCATACCTTTGATGAACAAATATATAGCAGCCGATGTCTTAGAAGGAAGAAACAAAGCCGTAGAAGTATTTTATCCTTTAACTTTGGTAAAAGGGGAAGGATATTATGTATTATAA
- a CDS encoding carbohydrate ABC transporter permease, whose translation MNRKSIIIIVNLLVYVFAIVYVTPIIWTVISSFRLEKDLFAYPPKLISEFTFRNYTNVIQNTDILAYFKNSSIVSITSTIITIIISLMAGYALAKIQFRSKNFFFTLFLSTLMIPMQVIMISIYFVLARIGWINTYWGLIIPPAATPTGVFLATQYIRSTIPTEVIESAKIDGASELKIFWRIIIPLSQPVIAALAVLSFTWRWNDYIWPLLVVSSPKYMTVQLGLALFSGEHTVQWGSLLAMTTLSMIPVMVVFLAFQRYFVKGITMGSLK comes from the coding sequence ATGAACAGAAAAAGTATAATAATTATTGTAAACTTGCTTGTCTATGTTTTTGCAATTGTGTATGTTACTCCAATAATATGGACAGTTATATCGAGTTTCAGATTAGAGAAAGATTTGTTCGCATATCCACCAAAATTGATCTCAGAATTTACCTTTCGCAATTACACTAACGTCATTCAAAATACTGATATTCTGGCTTATTTTAAAAATTCAAGTATAGTAAGTATAACCTCTACGATTATCACGATAATCATTAGTTTAATGGCTGGATACGCCTTGGCTAAAATTCAGTTTAGATCAAAGAACTTTTTCTTTACATTATTTTTATCAACCTTGATGATACCAATGCAGGTTATTATGATCTCAATATATTTTGTTTTGGCCCGCATTGGATGGATAAACACCTATTGGGGATTGATAATACCACCAGCGGCTACGCCTACAGGAGTTTTTTTGGCAACCCAGTATATAAGGTCAACGATTCCTACAGAAGTAATAGAAAGCGCGAAAATCGATGGAGCAAGTGAATTAAAAATATTTTGGAGGATCATAATACCTTTATCTCAACCTGTAATAGCTGCCTTAGCTGTGTTATCATTTACTTGGAGATGGAACGATTATATTTGGCCTTTGTTAGTTGTTAGTTCCCCAAAATATATGACGGTTCAGCTTGGGTTAGCATTATTCTCAGGTGAGCATACCGTACAATGGGGATCTCTTTTGGCGATGACAACACTTTCTATGATCCCTGTAATGGTTGTATTTTTAGCCTTTCAAAGGTATTTTGTAAAAGGTATAACAATGGGATCTCTAAAATAA
- a CDS encoding carbohydrate ABC transporter permease yields the protein MAVSKGYRVEVTGLFFILPNLVIFTLFVIFPAISGIFLAFTDYSMLGTSANFVGFENFVKIFSDFSTSSFLRSMLRTFLFTAMFVPLVFFFSLFLSVLTTSEIVKGKSILRALFYWPWILSPVIVALSWKWFLDIDAGFLNIILEKVGMEPRMWLLEPDLAFFWVTLVNVWYVAGYFMVMFNAALTSIPMQVYDAASIDGANKWQRFWYITFPLLKPTSVLVMVLSTIMAIRNFELVYVFTKGGPGNATMFMVQKVYEAGFQDYKLGLASAMSVVMFFVLLGLTLLQFRYMKGEE from the coding sequence TTGGCTGTATCTAAAGGTTATCGTGTCGAAGTTACGGGATTATTTTTCATCTTACCTAATCTGGTAATATTCACTTTGTTTGTAATTTTTCCGGCAATTTCAGGGATTTTTCTGGCTTTCACAGATTATAGTATGTTGGGGACATCCGCAAACTTTGTTGGTTTTGAAAACTTTGTAAAGATTTTTTCCGATTTTAGCACTTCTTCCTTTTTAAGAAGTATGTTAAGAACTTTTCTATTCACAGCGATGTTTGTTCCCCTAGTTTTTTTCTTTTCGTTGTTTCTGTCAGTTCTTACTACTTCTGAGATTGTAAAAGGTAAAAGTATTCTTAGAGCCCTTTTTTATTGGCCTTGGATCTTATCCCCCGTTATTGTTGCACTTTCATGGAAATGGTTCTTGGATATCGATGCGGGTTTTTTAAATATAATCTTAGAAAAGGTTGGCATGGAACCAAGAATGTGGTTATTAGAGCCAGATCTAGCCTTTTTTTGGGTTACATTGGTTAACGTCTGGTATGTTGCAGGATATTTCATGGTCATGTTCAATGCTGCTCTAACATCTATTCCCATGCAAGTATACGATGCGGCAAGTATAGATGGTGCAAACAAATGGCAAAGGTTTTGGTATATTACTTTTCCCCTTTTAAAACCAACTTCTGTGTTGGTAATGGTCCTTTCAACGATTATGGCTATAAGAAATTTTGAACTAGTTTATGTTTTTACAAAAGGTGGTCCGGGGAACGCCACTATGTTTATGGTTCAAAAAGTTTATGAAGCAGGCTTCCAAGATTACAAATTAGGGTTGGCTTCTGCAATGTCAGTTGTAATGTTTTTTGTTTTACTTGGATTGACGTTACTACAATTTAGGTATATGAAGGGGGAAGAGTAA
- a CDS encoding ABC transporter substrate-binding protein: protein MKKVFSMLLVSSIMILSAVFGFSQDITFATFIDGPDLPVFQKQVASYEEETGKDVELLVIPYADWKTKMIMMLQGGTPPDVARETDVVYLQDYAIDITPYVKQYTGMEPMEWLDTVTVYKSWFKTYSLESGMIPAIPYTTDVFALFYNKELFKNAGITVPTDGVWTIDQWYDAMVKLKESGVRYPLVWDRSPSRFSWLMYTYGGGYWDETGTKIILDSKESIEAIEFFLKIHDEDLMPKAVWISGDAPLKYFQNGLSAMYLSGTWMLPTFAEQLDFEWGAIPMPVKRERYTFSGGKLIVPLTEEGVELAFYLTNKENLADISSALYLLPDRSDMTEVTYDDKMVQEANIVAMNDLLNTSPAAKKRQDFDWYNLKTSPVIQGNVSSIVNMVVSVLTHEQTPEEAMNKLADQIRTEAGLK, encoded by the coding sequence ATGAAAAAAGTATTTTCGATGTTGTTGGTGAGTAGCATAATGATTTTATCAGCCGTTTTTGGATTCTCGCAGGATATCACATTTGCGACTTTCATCGATGGCCCAGATCTACCCGTGTTTCAGAAACAAGTTGCTTCTTATGAAGAGGAAACGGGGAAAGATGTAGAACTGTTGGTAATACCCTACGCAGATTGGAAGACTAAGATGATCATGATGTTACAAGGGGGGACACCTCCCGATGTTGCAAGAGAAACCGATGTTGTTTATTTACAAGATTACGCCATCGATATAACCCCTTATGTAAAACAATACACAGGCATGGAACCTATGGAGTGGTTGGACACAGTTACCGTGTATAAAAGTTGGTTTAAAACTTATAGCTTAGAGTCAGGGATGATTCCAGCCATTCCGTATACCACTGACGTTTTTGCTCTTTTTTATAATAAAGAATTATTCAAAAATGCAGGGATCACAGTCCCAACAGATGGGGTTTGGACAATTGACCAATGGTACGATGCCATGGTAAAGTTGAAAGAATCTGGAGTACGCTATCCTTTGGTTTGGGATAGGAGTCCATCAAGATTCTCTTGGTTGATGTACACATATGGCGGAGGTTATTGGGATGAAACTGGGACAAAGATTATCTTGGATTCTAAAGAGTCTATTGAGGCAATAGAATTTTTCTTGAAAATTCATGATGAGGATTTGATGCCGAAAGCCGTTTGGATTTCTGGTGATGCGCCTTTAAAGTACTTCCAAAACGGGCTTTCTGCAATGTATCTCTCCGGCACATGGATGCTTCCAACCTTCGCGGAACAATTGGATTTTGAGTGGGGGGCAATTCCAATGCCTGTGAAGAGAGAAAGATACACCTTTTCTGGAGGTAAGTTGATAGTTCCATTAACCGAAGAAGGTGTTGAATTAGCATTCTATTTAACAAATAAAGAGAACCTTGCTGATATTAGTTCTGCATTGTATCTATTGCCTGACAGATCGGACATGACAGAAGTAACTTACGATGATAAAATGGTTCAAGAAGCTAACATAGTAGCGATGAATGATTTGCTTAACACATCTCCAGCAGCGAAAAAGAGGCAAGATTTTGATTGGTATAATTTAAAGACATCTCCTGTGATTCAAGGGAACGTATCTTCAATAGTTAATATGGTTGTTTCAGTTCTCACTCACGAACAAACACCTGAAGAAGCGATGAATAAACTCGCAGATCAAATTCGAACTGAAGCTGGTTTAAAATAA
- a CDS encoding ROK family transcriptional regulator codes for MYNIITYSKKIINERGGSLITEHNHVKGIRNINRYKILTYIYNHKIATKAEISKKLKISAPTVSRNLEPYLNNLVLTSGMKDSKLGRKAEILELNEEYKILGIQIENEFIIYGIYNLKNEVLDSKKRFLSDYDSITELCAQLEDELKKLKTNILSVVVGISGYVSKDGIINSSALRINGSNVTFLVETLKKLFPNALTAFENDANLLAIKERFYSDKKVKNVVCIYWGKGVGMGLIIDEMLYVGKGRAGELGSILTNGQTLEKYIDSSSQNEVIKEWMRLLRNIYYVLQPDKIVLNCTHQEEMDKIIEEWDKTYPNFNEVKIHRSEESAIVEGAAILAIELYLKKVTVGLEGENVY; via the coding sequence ATGTACAATATAATTACATACAGTAAGAAAATAATTAATGAGAGGGGGGGGTCACTTATAACTGAACATAATCATGTAAAAGGGATTAGAAATATTAACAGGTATAAAATTTTAACTTATATCTATAATCATAAAATAGCAACAAAAGCTGAGATATCGAAAAAATTAAAAATTAGTGCACCTACGGTATCGAGAAATTTAGAACCATATTTAAATAATTTAGTTTTGACTTCAGGAATGAAGGATAGCAAATTAGGTAGAAAAGCTGAGATCTTAGAACTCAACGAAGAATATAAAATACTTGGAATTCAAATTGAAAATGAATTCATAATATATGGAATATACAATTTGAAAAACGAAGTTTTAGATTCTAAAAAGAGGTTTTTATCTGATTATGATTCCATAACAGAACTCTGTGCTCAGTTAGAAGACGAATTAAAAAAGCTCAAAACAAATATCTTATCCGTAGTAGTTGGAATCTCTGGGTATGTTTCAAAAGATGGAATTATTAATTCTTCCGCTTTAAGAATAAATGGTTCCAATGTTACCTTTCTGGTGGAAACTTTGAAAAAATTGTTTCCGAATGCTTTAACTGCCTTTGAAAATGATGCAAACCTTTTAGCGATAAAAGAGAGATTCTATTCAGATAAAAAAGTGAAGAATGTAGTTTGTATTTATTGGGGAAAAGGGGTAGGAATGGGTTTAATAATTGATGAAATGCTTTATGTTGGTAAAGGTCGAGCAGGTGAGTTAGGAAGTATACTTACCAATGGCCAAACTTTGGAGAAGTACATCGATTCTTCTAGCCAAAATGAAGTTATAAAAGAATGGATGCGTCTTTTAAGAAATATTTATTACGTCCTACAACCAGACAAAATCGTGTTGAATTGTACCCACCAGGAAGAGATGGATAAGATAATAGAAGAATGGGACAAAACATATCCTAATTTCAATGAGGTTAAAATTCACAGAAGTGAAGAAAGTGCCATTGTCGAAGGAGCTGCTATTTTAGCCATAGAATTGTACTTAAAAAAAGTTACAGTAGGATTGGAAGGGGAAAATGTTTACTGA
- a CDS encoding metallophosphoesterase family protein: MIDIIAISDEEVYLINKDKKRFDLLIYAGDLSPQYMDYVINEFKPSLSLMVHGNHDKKYYKLYEEENNSFSKVYKGAYVLNHGIVNLKKFIGKDIIVAGFSGALAHGYRPFYFKERDINKFKREVLFNTIFKGNKYKPIDIMITHNPPYIKNTIKKYGQSHTPSRALGEFYLKTLPKIWIYGHIHPKYDFQELDFEIKFLNNVSYLINAVPYKLIKYDDEKKEVIEICTYKKIRTKTISI; this comes from the coding sequence ATGATAGATATAATTGCAATTTCCGACGAGGAAGTATATTTAATAAATAAAGACAAGAAAAGGTTTGACTTACTTATTTACGCTGGAGATCTTTCTCCACAATATATGGATTACGTAATAAACGAATTCAAACCATCCTTAAGCTTAATGGTACACGGTAATCATGATAAAAAGTATTATAAATTATACGAAGAGGAAAACAACTCTTTTTCAAAGGTATACAAAGGAGCCTATGTTTTAAATCATGGCATAGTTAACTTAAAAAAATTCATAGGCAAAGATATCATAGTAGCGGGATTTTCCGGTGCTCTAGCTCATGGATATAGACCTTTTTATTTCAAAGAAAGGGATATTAATAAATTTAAAAGAGAGGTACTTTTCAACACAATCTTTAAAGGCAATAAGTATAAACCAATCGATATAATGATTACACACAATCCTCCTTACATAAAAAATACCATAAAAAAATACGGTCAATCTCATACCCCTTCAAGAGCCTTGGGGGAATTTTATCTTAAGACACTTCCAAAAATTTGGATATACGGTCATATTCATCCCAAATACGATTTTCAGGAACTTGATTTTGAAATTAAATTCTTAAATAATGTATCTTATCTAATAAATGCGGTCCCTTACAAATTAATAAAATACGATGATGAAAAAAAAGAAGTTATAGAAATTTGTACTTATAAGAAAATCCGTACAAAAACTATTTCAATTTAG